A window of the Cannabis sativa cultivar Pink pepper isolate KNU-18-1 chromosome X, ASM2916894v1, whole genome shotgun sequence genome harbors these coding sequences:
- the LOC115702947 gene encoding caffeoyl-CoA O-methyltransferase, translated as MANTGEGDQTQVSRHQEVGHKSLLQSDALYQYILETSVYPREPECMKELREVTAKHPWNIMTTSADEGQFLNMLLKLINAKNTMEIGVYTGYSLLATALAIPDDGKILAMDINRENFELGLPSIEKAGVAHKIDFREGPALPVLDQMIEDGKYHGTFDFIFVDADKDNYLNYHKRLIDLVKVGGVIGYDNTLWNGSVVAPPDAPLRKYVRYYRDFVIELNKALAADPRIEICMLPVGDGVTICRRIS; from the exons ATGGCCAACACCGGAGAAGGAGATCAAACCCAAGTCAGCAGACACCAGGAGGTCGGCCACAAGAGTCTTCTCCAAAGCGATGCTCTCTATCAG taTATTCTGGAAACTAGTGTCTACCCAAGAGAGCCTGAGTGcatgaaggagctcagggaagTGACTGCTAAGCATCCATG GAACATTATGACTACTTCAGCTGATGAAGGTCAGTTCCTGAACATGCTTCTCAAGCTTATCAATGCCAAGAACACTATGGAGATCGGTGTTTACACTGGCTACTCTCTCCTTGCCACAGCTCTGGCTATCCCAGATGACGGAAAG ATTCTGGCTATGGATATTAACAGAGAGAATTTCGAATTGGGTCTTCCTAGTATTGAAAAAGCCGGCGTTGCTCACAAGATTGATTTCAGAGAAGGCCCTGCTCTCCCTGTTCTTGATCAAATGATCGAAGAT GGTAAGTACCATGGAACCTTTGACTTTATCTTCGTTGACGCTGACAAGGACAACTACTTGAACTACCACAAGAGATTGATCGATCTAGTTAAGGTCGGGGGTGTAATCGGGTACGACAACACTCTCTGGAACGGTTCTGTGGTCGCACCACCAGACGCGCCACTAAGAAAGTACGTTAGGTACTACAGAGACTTTGTTATTGAGCTTAACAAAGCACTCGCTGCTGACCCTAGGATCGAGATCTGTATGCTTCCAGTTGGTGATGGAGTCACTATCTGCCGTCGGATCAGTTAA